One part of the Coturnix japonica isolate 7356 linkage group LGE22C19W28_E50C23, Coturnix japonica 2.1, whole genome shotgun sequence genome encodes these proteins:
- the SARNP gene encoding SAP domain-containing ribonucleoprotein isoform X1, with the protein MAAETVELHKLKLAELKQECLARGLEAKGNKQDLINRLQAYLEEHAEEEANEEDVLGEEIEEEEQKPAEPPAKVEEPPVKTPDVSTEKKVVKITSEISQMERMQKRAERFNVPVSLESKKAARAARFGLATVSTKGLSADSKPTVNMDKLKERAQRFGLNVSSLSKKGEAESAALEQGREAGAAREQERGRCSFVSRQHGAIKLIYKINQASVYLPVAPTLPFEASC; encoded by the exons TTGGCTGAGCTGAAGCAGGAATGTCTCGCCCGCGGGCTGGAGGCGAAGGGCAACAAACAGGATCTGATCAACAGGCTGCAGGCCTACCTGGAGGAGCACG ctgAAGAAGAAGCCAACGAAGAGGATGTTCTGGGGGAAGAAATAGAG gaagaagagcagaaacCAGCAGAGCCACCCGCCAAAGTAGAAGAGCCTCCTGTAAAAACGCCTGATGT gagcactgaaaagaaagtagtgaaaataacatcagaaatCTCACAGATGGAG AGAATGCAGAAGAGAGCTGAGCGCTTCAACGTGCCCGTGAGCCTGGAGAGCAAGAAGGCAGCGCGTGCAGCTCG gttTGGTTTGGCCACAGTTTCGACAAAAG GCCTCTCTGCAGACAGCAAACCTACG GTAAACATGGATAAATTAAAGGAAAGGGCTCAGAGATTTGGCTTGAATGTCTCTTCGCTCTCCAAGAAG GGGGAAGCTGAGAGCGCAGcgctggagcagggcagggaagCTGGGGCTGCACGGGAGCAAGAGAGAGGCAGGTGCTCATTTGTCTCAAGGCAGCACGGGGCCATcaaattaatttataaaataaatcaagcaaGCGTTTATCTCCCCGTAGCACCGACTCTCCCCTTCGAGGCCTCCTGTTAA